AGCACgtattttttcaatcaaTATAATCCACAACCAGTGGCTCATGAACATATAATGAGTGGGCCAGAAACAATATCTACCTATGATGGTCACACCATATTGCAACATCCGCCAGCAATGCAAGGCATGATACAGGCTAACCATAATCCTATCATAAATAGTGCATATGCTCACAACCCTATGGACAATATGCTTGTCGGTGTGCCATCTGTCAATAACTCAGAAAGCATGCTTACATTTACCAACGAATCTGGCATGACAAACAACATTCCTGAGTTTTTAAGAAATCCTTCAGAAGTAAACGAAGACAACCGTTGGATATAAGCTACGAATATTCATGTACATtaaaatttattttaaCTATTATCCACTGGAAAAACAGACAGATATTAGTAAAGAGAGATAACGAGATAAAATACTACTTTTACTTTTACTTTCATGTTCACTGAAAAAATCTTATTATAATAGCGACAAGAcaattctatttttttaacaTTTTAAAGGGTGGTTTACACCATGAAAATGAACGCCTATATTTACCACTTTAATATCTCACCTTGGGCTCAGTCTTTTACGGTTGTCAGTTGTAAATTTTGAGGACAATAGCTAGAAAGATTCcatttatcttttttcatttttttattggcATTTGTTTAGGAAGGTTTATTAAGGCgttaatattttatttttgagaGATTGACGAAATTCTGCATATCTATAACAATTAGTAATTCGCTCCGAGGCCGTCTTAACTGGTAAAGATTTGGTTTGGTTTCATTCTACATGGATGTTAATAACTGCACCGGATAAGATTGGATGGGACTATTGTgtatctttattttattttatactattatataaataacaaactttatcaaattttaataCTTTTTACACgtttttttgattttttagtTATCTTCTTGGGTTTCTCCTTGGCCTTGCATCTATCATTCTTATCTTTAAAGCCGCCCATCTCCTCAACTATAATTTCTCTTAAGGCAAACGCTATTTTCTTACTCTCATTTGGAGTTCTACCAAAAGATTCTACAGAGAATCCTTGCTTCCAAGGGATAATAAAAAGCTGGAAATGGTCTACTTTAAGAATACCTCTTCTTAAGCCATTACTGCGGTTAATGCGTATCATGTTATCACTATTATTAATAGTCTGcaagaatttttcactCAGCTCATTATTGCCGATTCTAAAAGCACCACACATAGCTTTATGATTTATAATTATTGGTATAGATTCCTTCGTCTTCCAGCTATCTGACCCCAGCAATTCTGTTATTTTATCCGATATTTTCCATTCTGGAACAGAGGAATCGatattatatatgaaaaatgaTTTGAAGCTGTCGTTACCTTTTGGAATTTGTATTGCATTGGGAAATGTTTCTTGTAAAGGAAATTTATCCCAGTACGGCTGTATATCCACCGATTTTAAGTGAGGATTGTCACCTAGTTCCTTATTTTGAAGCGCGGAAATCGgctcattttcatcattcaGGGGCTTTCCTTCCAACTTCTCTCGTAGATTTAATAATATGTCTTCAATGCTATCTACATTCCTGGTCAGGTCAGCGCTCCCAAGACTACCTCCCTTCATTGCAAtgaacttcttcatcattatgTTTTTAGCTTCCTCAGTAATCGTTTCCTTTCCACTAACTATTGACATGAGTTTGTCTCTCAGCTGAATAGATATATGCAGCTTCATATCAAGCATACAACATTGGCAGACATTCCTCTGTATTGCACACTTCTTGCAAATAAGAgtttttataatatctGCGGACCTATGagattttttgaaatgataGAGTGTATACGGCAAAGTGCAGATTTTGCACGCTGCACCATTCGGTACTTCATTCATCCTGATGTTTTCATTAGTATTGCTGGTTCCAAGACATTTTTCACATATTTGAGGAACCTCTTCCGATCCTAGTATGAGCTTATTCATTCCCTAATAGATGATAAATCACTGAATCTAAAGGCTAGACAATAATTAATTTCGGTAATGACAAATATAACTATTTTCAATACGCACCTATATATTACTAAAGGTTTTATTGACCATGTATTTGCAATATTGCAACTGTTTTTGACTAGATTTGAAATAGAAACTTGAAAGCTATAATTTCcttgcgatgagatgacTGCAAAcgaactgaaaaatttcgATTTCAATTCTAaaaagcgatgagctcgCGAGACTATGGAGTCACTGGATGATAGTAGTAATAGCAACACTCAGCTACACTTCAATAAGAATGTACAAGAATCAAAAGAATTTATCTATAAGAAGTTCTATAAACAAATAGTAGAATCTATCTGAagcacaaaaaaaaaaaataaaaaataaaacgtAACTTATTTATAAGAATGTATGATTTAGTTGAATTATAATGTAATCCTGCGAGATATATTTCCGTATCTCGAATGCGTGAAGGTGACTTTCGTTTCCCATTGAAGATTAAATACTGCGTACTCAAATGTATTATGGAGATTGTGATTGctccttcttcttgctATGAGTTCTATAATGTTGTAGACAATTGTCGTGTCTGCTGAAGCTTTGGTTACAACCCTCATGAGGGCATACGTGTGATTTTTCACCAGTGTGGATCTTGGCGTGCCTCGAGAGGTGACCCGAGGTAGTAAACCCAGTCAAGCATATCTGGCATATATGCTTACGCCTTTGTTCTATCTTTTGAGTGTTATCCTTTAACTTGATAACAGATGATCTATTTGAGTAAACTTTGTTGCTCGGTTTGCTGATGTGGCCCAGTAGGACTTTCTTGTCCTGTTTGCCATTGACATTCAAGCATCCGttgaaagttttgaatGGAGAGCGAGACATTGTTCCTGTGCTGTTCTTTCTCTTGGGCTTCGGCGAGGTTGCTGGCGAAGGTACGCCGTTGACAATAGCTTCAGTAGACATATTATGACTATTCGATGAGTCAAACACTACTTTTATTGGCGCCTTCTTCATAGAAGAGGCACTCTTCGTACGTCTTTTCACTCGTTTAGGTTTAGGTGACTCTTGAATTTGATCTGCTTCTTCTACCACAATTTTTGGTGGGACGATGTTATTTGGAGATTCACTGTCTAGTTTAAACTGTTGTGGGGAGAGGGAGGGTGAGGGCAAACTGTTTTGCAACATTGGTGCTACCACTGGTGAAGAAACCGCTGTACTTGATGCAGAGCTGGAGTTAGAAGTGTGGATCGTGGGCTGCAGGAAGTAGTTACTGTTGTGGAATGCGAACTTGTTTAGAAGCAGTTTCATGTCATCATCAGTGTTTGACTTGAGATGAGTACCACAAGTAGCCAGGGATGGCAGTAAGATGTTGTTCTGTTCATTAACATTCAGTTGGGAGACAACTTTCTGAATGTTCATTGTGGAAGTAGCGCTTGGAGAATACATTGGTGCTGTCAAGTACATGTTCTGATCTATTGTTGTGaaaattgttttttgtttataaGGGTATCTATTTGATTTAATGCAAATGAGGCTTGTGTGTTTGTTTTAAATAAAGTATAGCAGTAACTTTCCTTCCTTCTATTTTGCTGATCTTTGATACATGTACATTATGCGTTCTTATATATAGCAGTCTCGAAGGGCTTTATTCGTATTTCTTAATTATGgattttggttttgatCCAATTTTATGAACAAAACCCGTATAATTGTTGAATCAATATCGCAAGTTCCCCCGAAACCCAGCCCTCGTTTGGTTTATAAGATTAACTTTCTGGAGAGCTTGCACAATATAACTAAGAATAGAAACGAGCTTCCTTTGATTCAGGACTTTCCTCTACTTAATTTGGTAGTGCTTAGGATCACTTGTTCAGAAGcgaaaataaaatactcAAAGAGTGCTAGGTACGTCATTTAGCAATTGGTGTTAGGAAATGGAGGGGGGGAGGGAGTACATACTGTAGCTACAATGTCTTGTGTCCTGAGTATAGTGTAttgtggggggggggagagAAAGCAAGGGTAGTTAACCTCGAAATGTGTCCTGTATGTTCAGTAGCAACGATTGCTAGTTATACGTCAAAAGCATTCGATTAACTACAACTGTAAGGGATTACCACTTTGGTGGAGGGGGGGAGCAAGTGGTTGGGGACTTTTCAGTGAACAACAAAATCGAAATCAGCAATTTATCGTTCAAGTGATAGCTGGTCTATCCAGTCTAATCCGGCAAGGTTGCTAACGGGTGTTACGAGTGCCACCGTGTGCATGTTATCTGCTTCCAATcctaaaagaaaagcatACAGCTACGTGTTGTCTGTGGAAGAGAAGGAAGACGATAGTGCAATTTCCTTGATTTgctcttttgtttttcattttctgcAATGATTAGTGCGGGTGTTTCTGTGTTCGAGGTCGATTACAGTGGACAAGCCGTTTGGCGTTTTCAGTTCTTGTGAGGACGGTATTTGAGACTCAACAAACacatttaaaatataagtGTGCTCCACCCCGCCCCGGATACGGTGGATGGTGGGGTGGGTACTATAGTGTAACTCCACAGAGGTGTAAACACCCGAGGGCCGCACTGCAGAGTTACATTCGGCAGCCGAGATGTTTCTTGCAAGACACACACAAGACACAAGACACTACTGCGATTTTCTGGTGAAATGGAATACTCGATCCATtagaaaataaatgaacaaaagaaaaaagaaaattgatGTAAAAAAAGACTAGTGCGTGCCTTTCTGAGGTGTGGATAGATCTGAGTGTCCCTTGTATCATAATTCAACAATACTCTAACAAGCCATCTAAACGGGAAAGGGTAATGTTATTGATGTGGTGGGAGCCACGACGTAGGTTGTACAATGTAAATGTTTCTCGTTTCGGTAAACGCGGGCCCAAGACAAGATTAAAATTCCTTGGAAGCTTACCATCGAAGCTTTGAGAAGCCCCTTCCGTTTTAGATCAGAAACCAGTAACCGAAGAGCGTAGCGatcaaatgaagaaaaaccGGAGCTCAGCTAAAATACTACAATTCGATAATACAAGCAGCAATAATACTATTCGAGAGCACtactatatttttaaataagAGTATAGCGCATATTATTGCTGTCTCATAGTGTAATAGAATGATTTAGAGTATTTCTACCACCGTAAATAGCAAATATAGGCTTCAAGATCATACAACTGTTTCACGACAGTTTAGGAATTAGAGGGTTT
This window of the Nakaseomyces glabratus chromosome L, complete sequence genome carries:
- a CDS encoding uncharacterized protein (CAGL0L07480g~Ortholog(s) have DNA binding transcription factor activity, double-stranded DNA binding, sequence-specific DNA binding activity) is translated as MYLTAPMYSPSATSTMNIQKVVSQLNVNEQNNILLPSLATCGTHLKSNTDDDMKLLLNKFAFHNSNYFLQPTIHTSNSSSASSTAVSSPVVAPMLQNSLPSPSLSPQQFKLDSESPNNIVPPKIVVEEADQIQESPKPKRVKRRTKSASSMKKAPIKVVFDSSNSHNMSTEAIVNGVPSPATSPKPKRKNSTGTMSRSPFKTFNGCLNVNGKQDKKVLLGHISKPSNKVYSNRSSVIKLKDNTQKIEQRRKHICQICLTGFTTSGHLSRHAKIHTGEKSHVCPHEGCNQSFSRHDNCLQHYRTHSKKKEQSQSP
- the ECM2 gene encoding Pre-mRNA-splicing factor ECM2 (CAGL0L07458g~Ortholog(s) have role in mRNA splicing, via spliceosome and Prp19 complex, post-mRNA release spliceosomal complex localization), translated to MNKLILGSEEVPQICEKCLGTSNTNENIRMNEVPNGAACKICTLPYTLYHFKKSHRSADIIKTLICKKCAIQRNVCQCCMLDMKLHISIQLRDKLMSIVSGKETITEEAKNIMMKKFIAMKGGSLGSADLTRNVDSIEDILLNLREKLEGKPLNDENEPISALQNKELGDNPHLKSVDIQPYWDKFPLQETFPNAIQIPKGNDSFKSFFIYNIDSSVPEWKISDKITELLGSDSWKTKESIPIIINHKAMCGAFRIGNNELSEKFLQTINNSDNMIRINRSNGLRRGILKVDHFQLFIIPWKQGFSVESFGRTPNESKKIAFALREIIVEEMGGFKDKNDRCKAKEKPKKITKKSKKRVKSIKI